Proteins co-encoded in one Vibrio fortis genomic window:
- a CDS encoding phosphopantetheine-binding protein, with protein sequence METLHNELKQLIIDALNLEDMSIDEIETEAPLFGDGLGLDSIDALELGLAIKKKYNIVIDADDSNTRQHFASVANLANYITSQTNN encoded by the coding sequence GTGGAAACATTACATAACGAACTAAAACAGCTGATCATTGATGCCCTAAACCTTGAAGATATGAGCATTGATGAAATTGAAACGGAAGCTCCATTGTTTGGTGATGGTTTAGGTCTGGACTCGATTGATGCTCTCGAACTTGGCCTAGCAATTAAGAAGAAGTACAACATCGTGATCGATGCCGATGATTCGAATACACGTCAACACTTCGCTTCTGTTGCTAACTTAGCAAACTACATCACATCTCAAACGAATAACTAG
- a CDS encoding FlgO family outer membrane protein encodes MKKWLVVISVMLITSCAYSPIYNGKTEYSGSQFMLMDSPRHTMDYFVESMTEDLILSNTSVSARTPIAVTSFVDLQHMDSTNWLGNSVSEGFIHQFQRRGFKVVDFKTTGSIQVTQQGDFALSRDWKDLAQEQDVQYVLTGTMLRQEGGVLVNARVVGMQTRIVVASAQGFLPADRIGRDLDTLNSIRTQDGVIIRSDPTIKQPYTVILRP; translated from the coding sequence ATGAAAAAATGGCTTGTGGTAATCAGTGTAATGCTAATTACATCATGTGCTTATTCGCCTATCTATAACGGTAAAACTGAGTATTCAGGTAGCCAATTTATGTTAATGGATAGCCCACGTCATACAATGGACTACTTTGTTGAAAGTATGACCGAAGATCTGATTCTGTCTAACACCAGCGTATCGGCTCGTACACCCATTGCCGTAACGTCGTTTGTAGACTTGCAACATATGGATTCGACCAACTGGTTAGGTAATTCAGTATCTGAAGGCTTTATCCACCAGTTTCAGCGTCGTGGCTTCAAAGTCGTCGACTTTAAAACGACAGGCTCGATTCAAGTGACACAACAGGGTGATTTTGCTTTGAGTCGAGATTGGAAAGATCTTGCTCAAGAGCAGGACGTTCAATATGTTCTAACGGGCACTATGCTTAGACAAGAAGGTGGTGTGTTAGTAAACGCTCGTGTTGTGGGCATGCAAACACGCATCGTTGTCGCTTCAGCTCAAGGGTTTTTGCCAGCTGACCGTATTGGTCGTGACTTAGACACATTGAATAGCATCCGTACTCAAGATGGCGTGATCATTCGTTCAGACCCAACCATTAAGCAGCCGTATACGGTTATTCTTCGCCCATAG
- the flgM gene encoding flagellar biosynthesis anti-sigma factor FlgM — translation MAGIDNIRSGQTLTTTNRSTARTDTSSSQASSSDVSAKPASKDAVSLSQQSKAIGQMHQDMAAQPSFDQVKVAAIKEAIANGSYTVDPEKLADNMIKFENELKGL, via the coding sequence ATGGCAGGCATTGATAATATTCGTTCAGGCCAAACCCTAACGACAACTAACCGCTCTACAGCGCGCACTGATACTAGCAGTTCGCAAGCGTCGAGCTCTGATGTATCGGCAAAGCCCGCAAGTAAAGATGCGGTATCACTAAGCCAACAAAGCAAAGCGATTGGTCAAATGCACCAAGACATGGCCGCGCAACCAAGTTTTGACCAAGTTAAAGTCGCAGCGATTAAAGAAGCCATCGCAAACGGCTCGTACACTGTCGATCCAGAGAAACTGGCTGACAACATGATCAAATTCGAAAACGAGCTTAAAGGCCTATAA
- a CDS encoding protein-glutamate O-methyltransferase, with protein sequence MTAITISDQEYRDFSRFLESQCGIVLGDSKQYLVRSRLSPLVAKFKLASLSDLLRDVVTGRNRELRVAAVDAMTTNETLWFRDTYPFAVLADKLLPEIAANKRPIKIWSAASSSGQEPYSMAMTVLETQARKPGMLPNVSITATDISASMLDMCRAGVYDNLALGRGLSPERRRTFFEDAGDGRMKVKDNVKRMVNFRPQNLMDSYALLGKFDIIFCRNVLIYFSPDMKSKVLNQMANSLNPGGYLLLGASESLTGLTDRFEMVRCNPGIIYKLKP encoded by the coding sequence ATGACTGCTATAACAATTAGTGATCAAGAGTATCGTGATTTTAGCCGCTTTTTGGAATCTCAATGTGGCATTGTACTCGGTGATAGCAAGCAATATCTTGTACGCAGTCGCCTTAGTCCTTTAGTTGCAAAATTTAAACTGGCATCACTGTCGGATTTATTGAGAGATGTTGTAACGGGTAGAAACCGCGAGTTGCGCGTGGCGGCAGTAGATGCCATGACGACCAACGAGACACTTTGGTTCCGAGATACTTACCCGTTTGCCGTGCTAGCGGATAAACTTCTTCCGGAAATAGCGGCAAACAAGCGTCCAATTAAGATTTGGTCTGCGGCAAGCTCTTCTGGCCAAGAACCATACTCAATGGCAATGACTGTGCTTGAAACTCAAGCTCGCAAGCCGGGTATGCTGCCAAATGTTTCGATCACAGCAACGGACATCTCTGCGAGTATGCTCGATATGTGTCGTGCTGGTGTGTATGACAATCTAGCACTAGGTCGTGGTTTATCGCCTGAACGTCGCCGTACTTTCTTTGAAGATGCGGGTGATGGTCGTATGAAAGTAAAAGATAATGTGAAGCGTATGGTTAACTTCCGTCCGCAAAACCTGATGGATAGCTACGCGCTGTTAGGTAAATTCGACATTATCTTCTGCCGTAACGTACTGATTTACTTCTCGCCAGACATGAAGTCTAAAGTGTTGAACCAGATGGCTAACAGTCTTAACCCTGGTGGTTACTTACTGTTAGGTGCGTCAGAGTCTTTGACGGGGCTGACTGACCGTTTTGAGATGGTGCGCTGTAATCCAGGTATCATTTACAAGCTCAAGCCATAA
- a CDS encoding NAD(P)/FAD-dependent oxidoreductase, which translates to MRKIKTQVVVIGAGPSGSIAAALLHKKGVDVRVIEKSVFPRFSIGESLLPACMEVIEQAGMTEAVISAQFQYKDGAAFRKRGVYTAFDFQDKFSKGPGTTFQVQRGTFDKVLADEAQKQGVPIDYQHELIDIRFTDQYAILDVQPEGDEPYQIEADYVLDGSGFGRVLPKMLNLEEPSCLPPRKAVFTHIQDNIESAQHGLEYDRNKILISVHPTNPDVWYWLIPFSNGISSFGVVGEPSFFENYPEDKIALLKQVASEEPGLERILSQAEYSNPAGEIGGYSANVKHLATDRYALLGNAGEFLDPVFSSGVTIAMKSAEYAVDCVAKHVNGEAVDWDKEYAQPLMKGVNTFRTYVEGWYSGSLQDVIFYEKPNPKIKQMVCSILAGYAWDESNPYVKESQRRLSALAELC; encoded by the coding sequence ATGAGAAAAATAAAGACTCAAGTTGTGGTTATCGGTGCAGGGCCATCAGGCTCTATTGCCGCTGCTTTGCTACATAAAAAAGGGGTAGACGTTCGTGTGATTGAGAAGAGCGTTTTCCCTCGATTTTCGATTGGCGAAAGTTTGCTGCCAGCTTGTATGGAAGTGATTGAACAAGCCGGTATGACGGAAGCTGTGATATCCGCTCAGTTCCAATACAAAGATGGAGCCGCGTTTCGAAAGCGTGGGGTGTATACCGCCTTCGACTTTCAAGACAAGTTCTCTAAAGGCCCAGGTACCACCTTTCAGGTTCAGCGAGGTACTTTTGATAAAGTGCTTGCCGATGAGGCGCAAAAGCAAGGCGTGCCTATCGATTACCAGCATGAGCTAATCGATATTCGTTTTACGGACCAGTACGCAATTTTGGATGTTCAACCGGAAGGGGATGAACCGTACCAGATTGAGGCTGATTATGTGTTGGACGGCAGTGGTTTTGGTCGTGTTCTGCCTAAAATGCTAAACCTTGAGGAGCCATCTTGTTTGCCTCCTCGCAAGGCGGTATTTACTCATATCCAAGATAACATTGAATCGGCGCAACATGGCTTAGAGTATGATAGGAATAAAATTCTTATTTCTGTCCATCCGACCAACCCAGACGTTTGGTATTGGTTGATCCCGTTTAGCAACGGCATCTCCTCGTTTGGGGTGGTCGGCGAACCAAGTTTCTTTGAAAACTATCCTGAAGATAAGATTGCGTTGCTCAAGCAGGTAGCCAGTGAAGAGCCAGGTTTGGAGCGTATTCTAAGCCAAGCAGAGTATTCGAATCCGGCAGGTGAAATTGGTGGTTACTCGGCTAACGTGAAACATTTAGCGACCGATAGATACGCTCTGTTGGGTAATGCTGGTGAGTTCTTAGATCCAGTATTCTCTTCTGGCGTTACCATTGCGATGAAGTCTGCCGAGTATGCGGTAGATTGCGTTGCCAAACATGTGAATGGCGAAGCGGTGGATTGGGACAAAGAATATGCACAGCCTTTAATGAAAGGGGTGAATACATTCCGCACTTATGTTGAGGGGTGGTATTCTGGCTCACTGCAAGATGTGATTTTCTATGAGAAACCCAATCCAAAAATTAAGCAGATGGTTTGTTCAATCTTAGCTGGTTACGCTTGGGATGAGTCTAATCCGTATGTGAAAGAGTCTCAGCGACGTCTATCGGCTCTGGCTGAGTTGTGCTAA
- a CDS encoding methyltransferase has product MSDYNLDPFNALQAKTEAQKLSFAPIVFHTARTLRDLGILKALDEAGEQGLDAKDISVKTGVSEYGVKVLLDMALSAHIVLWEKPNYRMANLGFYLLHDGMTEANMDFTADVCYAAMMHLTEAIQNGTPAGLKELGQWETIYQGLSQLPEKAKESWFNFDHFYSDRSFPILLEKVFQKQPKSLVDIGGNTGKWALQCCGYNSDVEITIVDLPQQLEMAMANAKEQGFEERIKPYPANMLDKQQSLPTGADVWWMSQFLDCFSPMEILSILKRVRSHMSEHATVYILELFWDAQKYDAASYSLNATSLYFTCLANGNSRFYRSEDFLEIVAEAGFEVVTRTDDIGLGHTLLELKAA; this is encoded by the coding sequence GTGTCCGATTATAATTTAGATCCATTTAATGCGTTGCAGGCGAAAACAGAGGCTCAGAAGCTCTCTTTTGCTCCGATTGTATTTCACACTGCACGCACGTTGCGTGATTTAGGAATATTGAAAGCTCTCGATGAGGCTGGTGAACAAGGTTTAGACGCAAAAGATATCTCGGTGAAAACCGGTGTCTCTGAATACGGCGTTAAAGTTCTCCTTGATATGGCATTAAGTGCTCACATTGTACTGTGGGAAAAGCCAAATTATCGAATGGCCAATCTTGGCTTCTATTTACTGCATGATGGTATGACCGAAGCCAATATGGATTTTACAGCGGATGTTTGTTACGCCGCGATGATGCATCTAACCGAAGCGATTCAAAATGGCACGCCAGCGGGCCTGAAGGAGCTAGGTCAATGGGAGACGATCTATCAAGGCTTATCTCAGTTGCCTGAAAAAGCCAAAGAGAGTTGGTTTAATTTTGATCACTTTTACTCAGATCGCTCCTTTCCTATCTTGTTGGAAAAAGTCTTTCAGAAGCAGCCTAAATCGCTGGTGGATATTGGTGGCAATACCGGTAAATGGGCGCTGCAATGTTGTGGATACAATTCCGATGTTGAAATCACGATTGTTGATTTGCCACAGCAGCTTGAGATGGCAATGGCCAATGCGAAAGAACAGGGCTTTGAAGAGCGTATTAAGCCTTATCCCGCCAATATGTTGGATAAACAGCAATCGCTGCCAACGGGCGCAGATGTATGGTGGATGAGTCAGTTCTTAGATTGTTTTTCTCCCATGGAGATCTTGAGCATACTTAAGCGCGTGCGTTCGCACATGTCTGAACACGCCACTGTGTACATTCTGGAGCTTTTTTGGGATGCGCAAAAATACGATGCAGCCTCATACAGTCTTAATGCGACATCGCTTTATTTCACCTGTTTAGCCAACGGAAATAGCCGATTTTATCGCAGTGAAGACTTCTTAGAAATTGTTGCGGAAGCTGGGTTTGAAGTGGTAACGCGAACGGATGATATCGGTTTAGGCCATACGCTCCTTGAACTTAAAGCAGCTTAG
- a CDS encoding flagellar assembly protein FlgT translates to MKKIFSTLFSIGSLLSMTFNAHASWFEVTGTAAIVASEDAARVHALEDALYKAMQFSGGDIGSIANLTPYLQAEQKEYQFTNHEVRYILVDKERKRSGNIMITARIDIYPSANGCHESQYKKTFLVGNVDLASPQQAVMGRVYNIGDDFSHVINRQLSQESRSFVSVGTTDYEIDRRQPETLKMIAQDHGAQYVIGGTITDLTATIESKLLKDDVINRQFALEMQVYDGKTGHQVYNRSYREVAKWPFPKTSEVDTKSARFWASTYGSMMLRVSRNIMLDLESEVSCKITLPEVAAVFGNTVTMDLGRLHGVQQGDKLQLWHTGSFIDQNGLPRNKVSKSDITLTVTRVYENEAELTIEQPNLAGSIQIGDVMQKIM, encoded by the coding sequence ATGAAAAAAATATTTTCCACACTATTTTCAATAGGTTCACTGCTCAGTATGACCTTTAATGCTCATGCATCTTGGTTTGAGGTTACCGGTACTGCAGCAATTGTCGCGTCTGAAGATGCGGCAAGAGTTCATGCGCTTGAAGATGCCCTATACAAGGCTATGCAGTTTTCAGGGGGAGATATTGGCAGTATCGCGAACCTAACGCCTTACCTGCAGGCAGAACAAAAAGAGTACCAATTCACTAACCACGAAGTGAGATACATCCTCGTCGATAAAGAGAGAAAGCGCAGCGGCAACATTATGATTACCGCTCGTATTGATATTTACCCTTCGGCAAATGGTTGCCATGAGAGCCAATACAAAAAGACCTTCTTGGTCGGCAATGTAGATCTTGCTTCACCTCAACAAGCCGTAATGGGACGTGTCTACAACATCGGTGATGACTTTAGCCACGTGATCAACCGACAACTTTCGCAAGAGTCACGCAGCTTCGTTTCGGTTGGCACAACCGATTATGAAATTGACCGACGTCAGCCTGAGACGCTGAAAATGATCGCGCAAGATCACGGCGCGCAGTACGTCATTGGCGGTACGATTACTGATTTGACCGCGACCATCGAATCTAAGTTATTGAAAGACGATGTCATTAACCGTCAGTTTGCTTTAGAGATGCAAGTCTATGACGGCAAAACTGGCCATCAAGTTTACAATCGTAGTTACCGCGAAGTGGCAAAATGGCCGTTTCCAAAAACCAGTGAAGTGGATACCAAGAGTGCACGCTTTTGGGCATCTACCTATGGCAGTATGATGCTACGAGTAAGCCGCAATATCATGCTCGATTTAGAGTCCGAAGTGTCTTGCAAAATCACACTACCTGAAGTGGCTGCCGTGTTTGGCAATACTGTGACAATGGACTTAGGTCGACTGCATGGCGTTCAACAGGGTGACAAACTTCAGCTATGGCACACTGGCTCGTTTATCGACCAAAATGGCTTGCCTCGCAACAAAGTGTCAAAAAGCGACATCACTCTTACTGTGACTCGTGTCTACGAGAATGAAGCGGAATTAACCATTGAACAGCCAAACTTAGCCGGCAGCATCCAAATTGGCGATGTGATGCAAAAGATCATGTAA
- a CDS encoding flagella synthesis protein FlgN translates to MAALADLVNFQLQSAQALSELLSSEKSAITSRKSSEIERIAKEKVVLVEQLKSTDQRIAAHTNVAELNEKPELIDLVAKIRSIIHDCQQANLVNGEALSRAHLSFNKLSNMMQQSHGKIGMTYNAGGQTHTISTLGTNVKA, encoded by the coding sequence ATGGCGGCACTCGCAGATTTAGTTAATTTTCAACTTCAAAGCGCCCAAGCTCTCTCTGAACTGCTGAGTTCGGAAAAGAGTGCCATTACCAGTAGAAAATCGAGTGAAATTGAACGTATCGCTAAAGAAAAAGTTGTTCTGGTTGAGCAATTAAAAAGCACCGATCAGAGAATAGCAGCTCACACCAATGTAGCAGAGCTAAACGAAAAGCCAGAGCTCATCGATCTCGTTGCTAAAATTCGCTCTATTATTCACGACTGCCAACAAGCAAATCTTGTTAACGGCGAAGCACTCAGCCGTGCACACCTTAGCTTCAACAAGCTCAGCAATATGATGCAGCAAAGCCACGGAAAAATAGGCATGACATACAATGCCGGTGGACAAACGCATACCATCTCTACGTTAGGAACCAACGTAAAAGCATAG
- the flgP gene encoding flagellar assembly lipoprotein FlgP: protein MKKVIFLIAALLLVGCQPLQSMRPDDFLVAVGYASISEQKGRNDEEKRIRAMRASKIDAYRELAEQVYGMRVSGRAELEDQRLGTELTSGAVDGVIRGAEVVRSYPVGDSYVTELQLDIKKMDKLRDYGEVQAVPEKRQQTLF, encoded by the coding sequence ATGAAGAAGGTGATATTTTTAATCGCAGCACTATTACTTGTTGGCTGCCAACCATTGCAAAGTATGCGACCTGATGATTTCTTGGTGGCGGTTGGCTACGCAAGTATTAGTGAGCAAAAAGGGCGTAATGACGAAGAGAAACGCATTCGAGCAATGCGTGCTTCAAAGATTGATGCGTACCGTGAACTGGCAGAACAAGTCTACGGCATGCGAGTGAGCGGTCGTGCTGAGCTTGAAGATCAACGCCTAGGTACAGAGCTGACTTCAGGTGCTGTTGATGGTGTGATTCGCGGTGCAGAAGTGGTGCGCAGTTACCCAGTGGGTGACAGTTACGTGACCGAGTTGCAGCTTGATATCAAGAAGATGGACAAACTGCGTGATTACGGCGAAGTTCAAGCTGTGCCAGAGAAGAGACAACAGACACTTTTCTAA
- a CDS encoding lysophospholipid acyltransferase family protein, with translation MNKLNQYWRVFATGLCFSIFGLGGLVLSFIVLPLFALTTSNTIERELKAQRLIRFTFNAFCRIMKFTGAIDYRIDGIETLQQDRNCIIVANHPSLIDYVLIASQLPQCDCLVKAAIWENPFMKRIVQAAGYIPNQAPDDLLERCEERFARGNVLLVFPEGTRTTPGITPSLQRGAAQIATRTETDLRVIHITATPSFLTKEKKWYQVPSTKPFFHVAVKGKIEVTPFIESSNNLTSAARRLNRHLAENIFPEQEK, from the coding sequence GTGAATAAACTCAATCAATATTGGCGCGTATTCGCTACAGGGCTTTGTTTCTCTATTTTTGGCTTAGGTGGTTTAGTTCTCAGCTTTATCGTCCTACCCCTTTTTGCCCTCACGACTTCCAATACCATTGAACGCGAACTCAAAGCACAACGTTTAATCCGTTTCACGTTCAATGCATTTTGTCGAATCATGAAGTTTACTGGCGCAATTGATTACCGCATTGATGGCATAGAAACCCTACAGCAAGACCGTAACTGCATCATTGTGGCCAACCACCCTAGCCTAATTGATTACGTCCTTATCGCCTCTCAATTACCTCAATGTGACTGTCTGGTTAAGGCTGCTATTTGGGAAAACCCGTTTATGAAGCGCATTGTCCAGGCGGCTGGCTATATTCCAAACCAAGCGCCCGATGATCTTCTTGAGCGATGTGAAGAGCGTTTTGCTCGTGGCAATGTGTTATTGGTGTTTCCTGAGGGAACACGCACCACGCCAGGCATCACGCCATCTTTACAGCGAGGGGCAGCTCAAATTGCCACACGAACTGAGACCGATTTACGCGTCATTCATATCACGGCAACCCCCTCATTTCTCACCAAAGAGAAGAAGTGGTACCAAGTTCCTTCGACTAAACCCTTTTTTCATGTCGCAGTCAAAGGTAAAATAGAAGTGACACCCTTTATTGAGAGCTCAAATAATTTAACTTCTGCAGCAAGGCGCTTAAATCGACACCTTGCGGAAAATATTTTTCCAGAGCAAGAAAAATAA
- a CDS encoding acyl carrier protein, with protein sequence MTQANQQEVFNQVKDALIELFELDAEEITPEAHLYQDLDLDSIDAVDLVVHLQNVTGKKIRPEEFKTVRTVNDVVESVVELLKDA encoded by the coding sequence ATGACACAAGCAAACCAACAAGAAGTATTTAATCAGGTTAAAGATGCGCTTATCGAGCTATTCGAGCTAGATGCTGAAGAAATCACGCCAGAAGCACACCTTTATCAAGATCTTGACCTTGATAGCATTGACGCTGTGGATCTCGTTGTCCACCTACAAAACGTGACAGGTAAAAAGATCAGACCTGAAGAGTTCAAAACAGTACGCACCGTAAATGATGTGGTTGAATCTGTCGTTGAACTACTAAAGGACGCATAG
- a CDS encoding beta-ketoacyl synthase chain length factor translates to MSNQSHLMSFNIEKWCANSPGLMTQPDWEAWSTTTQWPEDEATQFKSIPPMMRRRMSLQSKLAVQTALTLLEDNDIHFLVFASRHGELHRTATLIQSILEGEDASPMAFSQSVHNTAAGLTTIAAKAPIPLSSIASGVDTFHSALIEAYLYLTQYPEHKVMVIDFDQPLPELYKEYETQDYSDYAMGVVLSQGNDYSLTRETSAIETQETRLPQGLQFLQHYLLNDSAWQICGKRQTWSWVKHCE, encoded by the coding sequence ATGTCAAATCAATCTCATTTAATGTCGTTTAATATTGAAAAATGGTGTGCGAATTCGCCAGGGCTTATGACTCAGCCGGATTGGGAGGCATGGAGTACAACGACGCAATGGCCAGAAGACGAAGCGACGCAATTCAAATCGATTCCTCCGATGATGCGCCGTCGTATGAGCTTGCAAAGTAAGCTTGCCGTGCAAACCGCACTAACGTTACTTGAAGACAACGACATCCATTTTCTTGTGTTTGCCAGTCGCCACGGTGAACTGCACCGAACAGCGACTCTGATCCAATCCATTCTAGAGGGTGAAGATGCCTCTCCAATGGCCTTTTCCCAATCCGTTCATAATACCGCAGCTGGGCTTACAACGATTGCTGCTAAAGCACCGATTCCTTTGAGTTCAATCGCATCTGGCGTCGATACATTTCACAGCGCATTAATTGAAGCCTATCTTTATCTGACTCAATATCCAGAGCATAAAGTCATGGTTATTGATTTCGACCAGCCCCTGCCGGAACTCTATAAAGAGTACGAAACTCAAGATTACTCTGACTACGCAATGGGGGTCGTTTTGAGCCAAGGAAATGACTATTCTCTCACCAGAGAAACTTCGGCTATCGAGACACAAGAGACACGCCTTCCACAAGGTTTGCAGTTCCTTCAACACTACCTACTGAACGACTCAGCTTGGCAAATTTGTGGGAAACGTCAAACATGGTCTTGGGTTAAGCATTGTGAATAA
- the flgA gene encoding flagellar basal body P-ring formation chaperone FlgA — MTYHNSNLQPFSITTCRAFFKIVAKFIGIISILFSFFAQGATSEQIEAIQTAAEQHILDTVEQPMGGELLVQSANVDSRIKATDCPIPLETSASTATNTRSSITVLVQCVPDEWRVYVPVRLSISAPLVTATRTIARGEIIGQYDVTTTMISLNKFRRQGYTLPEQVIGAKVKKNLRPGDVIERGDICVVCRNEKVIIQAVKGGMTITTKGTALTDGSTGDQVRVKNDKSQRIIEGIVTDMSEVTVHF, encoded by the coding sequence ATGACGTATCATAACTCAAATCTGCAACCATTTTCCATAACAACATGTAGAGCTTTTTTTAAAATTGTCGCTAAGTTTATCGGCATTATATCAATATTGTTTAGTTTTTTTGCACAAGGTGCGACATCAGAACAAATTGAGGCGATTCAAACCGCGGCTGAGCAACATATTCTCGACACGGTTGAGCAGCCAATGGGTGGTGAACTCTTGGTTCAATCTGCCAATGTAGACTCAAGGATCAAGGCAACAGATTGCCCTATACCCTTAGAAACCAGTGCCTCTACAGCTACCAATACTCGCAGTAGCATTACCGTGCTAGTGCAATGCGTTCCTGATGAATGGCGTGTATACGTCCCAGTTCGACTCTCTATATCTGCACCTCTAGTCACTGCAACACGAACCATCGCGCGAGGCGAGATAATCGGTCAATATGATGTCACGACCACCATGATTTCACTTAACAAATTTCGCCGACAAGGTTACACCCTTCCTGAACAAGTCATCGGAGCCAAAGTAAAAAAGAACCTGCGCCCTGGTGATGTTATTGAGAGAGGTGATATTTGCGTCGTTTGTCGTAATGAGAAGGTTATCATACAAGCTGTTAAAGGTGGCATGACCATTACCACAAAAGGCACTGCCTTAACAGACGGTTCAACCGGTGACCAAGTAAGAGTGAAAAATGATAAATCACAGCGTATAATTGAGGGAATCGTTACTGATATGTCGGAAGTGACCGTTCATTTTTAA
- a CDS encoding Fe3+-citrate ABC transporter substrate-binding protein — translation MSENNLIGATGYRFISKGKTAYKIHIHTPDDTVLHRSVGFVRLGEEKALKKTIKLRDELGKQLWGKFWGKVLKDPYLMTRLPHSLEPKIVFKPNPTQSDPEHRDECYIAKWRVYAENGEYKYRTKVCSIRKHGRLAAYSQTKRALLEAHKDVIDLLVFMGRLNSIDLK, via the coding sequence ATGAGTGAGAATAACCTGATTGGAGCCACCGGTTACCGCTTCATTTCAAAAGGCAAAACTGCATACAAAATCCATATCCACACGCCTGACGATACTGTTTTGCATCGGTCGGTTGGGTTCGTGCGTCTTGGAGAAGAGAAGGCTCTCAAGAAAACCATTAAGCTCCGCGATGAACTCGGTAAACAACTTTGGGGGAAATTCTGGGGCAAAGTGCTCAAAGACCCGTACCTCATGACTAGGTTGCCACACAGTCTAGAGCCGAAAATCGTCTTCAAGCCTAATCCGACTCAGAGCGATCCTGAGCATCGCGACGAGTGTTATATCGCTAAATGGCGAGTGTATGCCGAAAACGGTGAGTACAAGTATCGAACTAAGGTGTGCTCCATCAGAAAGCATGGCAGGCTTGCTGCATACAGCCAAACCAAACGCGCACTGTTGGAGGCGCATAAAGATGTGATTGATCTACTGGTATTTATGGGGCGCCTTAACAGCATTGACCTCAAGTAA
- a CDS encoding chemotaxis protein CheV → MTGILDSVNQRTQLVGQNRLELLTFRLMGRQRYGINVFKVKEVLQCPKLTSMPNLNPLVKGVAHIRGQTISVIDLSLAIGGRPTTDVEKCFVVISEFNRTIQGFLVSSVERIINMHWESILPPPDGAGKANYLTAVTNIDNELVEILDVEKILAEISPVDETMDSKIAEEIAEVEQEKPLVRRILIADDSTVARKQVQRAIESIGFEVIAVKDGKEAYEKLIQMSAEGSIYDQISLVISDIEMPEMDGYTLTAEIRRHAELKDLYVILHSSLSGVFNQAMVERVGANSFIAKFNPDELGSAVKSALTK, encoded by the coding sequence ATGACGGGTATTCTGGATTCAGTGAATCAGCGTACGCAACTCGTCGGTCAAAACCGATTAGAATTACTAACCTTTCGCCTAATGGGGCGTCAGCGCTATGGTATTAACGTATTTAAGGTTAAAGAAGTACTACAGTGTCCTAAGCTGACTTCTATGCCGAACTTAAACCCGCTGGTTAAGGGTGTTGCGCACATTCGTGGTCAAACCATCTCGGTTATCGACTTAAGCCTTGCTATTGGCGGTCGCCCAACAACAGACGTAGAAAAGTGTTTTGTTGTAATTTCTGAGTTTAACCGTACTATTCAAGGCTTCCTGGTGAGTTCTGTTGAGCGTATTATCAACATGCACTGGGAATCTATCTTGCCGCCACCTGATGGTGCGGGTAAAGCGAACTACCTGACGGCAGTGACAAACATCGATAATGAACTCGTTGAAATTCTCGATGTAGAAAAAATTCTTGCAGAGATCTCTCCTGTTGATGAAACAATGGACAGCAAAATCGCTGAAGAGATCGCTGAAGTTGAACAAGAGAAACCGTTAGTTCGACGCATTCTGATTGCTGATGACTCAACCGTAGCTCGTAAACAAGTTCAGCGAGCTATTGAATCAATCGGCTTCGAAGTTATTGCAGTTAAAGACGGCAAAGAAGCTTACGAGAAGCTGATTCAAATGTCGGCAGAAGGCAGTATTTACGACCAGATCTCTCTCGTTATCTCAGATATCGAGATGCCAGAGATGGATGGCTATACACTGACTGCAGAAATCCGCCGTCATGCAGAGCTAAAAGACTTATATGTAATTTTACACTCATCTTTGAGTGGCGTATTTAACCAAGCCATGGTTGAGCGTGTGGGGGCTAACTCATTCATCGCTAAATTCAACCCAGATGAACTTGGTTCAGCGGTTAAGTCCGCATTAACTAAATAG